A region from the Neurospora crassa OR74A linkage group V, whole genome shotgun sequence genome encodes:
- a CDS encoding proteinase T: MKLSAVLALLPLAMAAPSAPIDKRAPILEARAGTQAVPGKYIVKLRETASDDDLDKAVKKLGNSKADHVYKHAFRGFAGRIDDKTLDDIRSLPEVEYVEQEAVFTINTYTSQSSVPSWGLARLSSKTTGKTTYVYDSSAGAGTCAYIIDTGINTAHSDFGGRATWLANYAGDGINSDGNGHGTHVAGTVGGTTYGVAKKTQLYAVKVLDSNGSGSNSGVIAGMNFVAQDAQSRNCPNGTVANMSLGGGYSASTNSAAAAMVRAGVFLAVAAGNDGANAANYSPASEPTVCTVGATTSADAIAYYSNYGTIVDIFAPGTSITSAWIGSTTAKNTISGTSMATPHITGLGAYLLTLLGKKSPAALCSYIASTANSGVISGIPRGTVNKLAFNGNPSAY; the protein is encoded by the exons ATGAAGCTGTCCGCTGTCCTCGCCCTCCTGCCTCTGGCTATGGCCGCCCCCTCGGCGCCCATTGACAAGCGCGCTCCCATCCTCGAGGCCCGCGCCGGAACCCAGGCTGTCCCCGGCAAGTACATTGTCAAGCTCCGCGAGACTGCttccgacgacgacctcGACAAGGCCGTGAAGAAGCTCGGCAACAGCAAGGCCGACCACGTCTACAAGCACGCCTTCCGTGGCTTCGCCGGCCGCATCGATGACAAGACCCTCGATGACATCCGCTCCCTCCCCGAG GTCGAGTACGTCGAGCAGGAGGCCgtcttcaccatcaacaccTACACCTCCCAGTCCTCGGTCCCCTCGTGGGGTCTCGCCCGTCTTTCCTCCAAGACCACGGGCAAGACCACCTACGTCTACGACAGctccgccggcgccggaaCCTGCGCCTACATCATCGACACCGGTATCAACACCGCCCACAGCGACTTTGGTGGCCGCGCTACCTGGCTCGCCAACTACGCCGGCGATGGCATTAACTCGGACGGAAATGGTCACGGCACGCATGTGGCGGGTACGGTAGGAGGAACCACGTATGGTGTGGCCAAGAAGACGCAGCTCTACGCCGTCAAGGTGCTCGACTCCAACGGGTCCGGCAGCAACTCGGGTGTCATTGCCGGCATGAACTTTGTCGCCCAGGACGCGCAGAGCCGCAACTGCCCCAACGGCACCGTCGCCAACATGtccctcggcggcggctacTCGGCCTCCACCAAcagcgccgctgccgccatgGTCCGGGCCGGTGTCTTCCTCGCGGTCGCCGCCGGCAACGACGGTGCCAACGCCGCCAACTACTCGCCCGCTTCCGAGCCCACCGTCTGCACTGTCGGCGCCACCACCTCGGCTGATGCCATTGCCTACTACTCCAACTACGGCACCATTGTCGACATCTTCGCCCCCGGCACTTCCATCACCTCGGCCTGGATCGggtccaccaccgccaagaACACCATCTCGGGCACTTCCATGGCCACCCCCCACATCACTGGTCTCGGCGCCtacctcctcaccctcctcggCAAGAAGTCCCCCGCTGCTCTCTGCTCCTACATTGCCAGCACCGCCAACTCTGGCGTCATCTCTGGCATTCCCCGCGGCACCGTCAACAAGCTTGCCTTCAACGGCAACCCCAGCGCTTACTAA